The following coding sequences are from one Paenibacillus sp. FSL R5-0912 window:
- a CDS encoding ABC transporter ATP-binding protein, translating into MRSHRKEVPLLEVRGLKKYYPVKKGWLGRESGAVRAVDGLDFHVFPGETLGVVGESGCGKSTMGQLVTRLQEPTEGEIIFEGRDLAALSEGEMRRVRRDLQFVFQDPYSSLNPRMKVFDVVAEPLIVHGLAKGAELKREVYRLLRAVGLDENHAARYPHEFSGGQRQRIGIARALALNPKLIVCDEPVSALDVSIQAQILNLLKDLQEEFQLTYIFIAHGLPSVKHISDRIAVMYLGRIVEIAERDALFERPDHPYTEALMASVPVSDPKLRKKRTLLSGELPNPANPPRGCAFHPRCPYATGLCREQAPELVEHQEGHYSACHYPLHRKEHEDAANTK; encoded by the coding sequence ATGAGAAGTCACCGGAAAGAGGTACCCTTGCTGGAAGTAAGGGGGCTGAAGAAGTATTATCCAGTCAAGAAGGGCTGGCTGGGAAGAGAGTCAGGCGCGGTTCGTGCTGTAGACGGGCTGGATTTCCATGTATTTCCGGGTGAAACACTGGGAGTAGTTGGAGAGTCGGGCTGCGGTAAATCTACGATGGGCCAGCTCGTTACCAGGCTGCAGGAGCCTACCGAAGGCGAGATTATTTTTGAAGGCAGAGACCTTGCAGCACTGAGCGAAGGTGAGATGAGGCGGGTTCGCCGGGACCTGCAATTTGTGTTCCAGGATCCTTACTCTTCACTCAATCCGCGAATGAAGGTGTTTGACGTAGTTGCAGAACCGCTGATCGTCCACGGTCTGGCGAAGGGAGCAGAATTAAAAAGGGAAGTCTACCGGCTGCTTCGGGCGGTGGGGCTTGACGAGAATCATGCCGCCCGTTACCCGCATGAATTCAGCGGAGGACAACGGCAGAGAATCGGGATAGCCCGTGCGCTTGCGCTGAATCCGAAGCTGATTGTCTGCGACGAGCCGGTATCCGCGCTGGATGTATCCATTCAGGCGCAAATTCTCAATTTACTGAAGGATCTGCAGGAGGAATTCCAGCTAACCTATATCTTTATTGCTCACGGCTTGCCATCCGTCAAGCATATCAGTGACCGGATTGCAGTCATGTATCTGGGACGGATTGTGGAGATTGCCGAGCGTGACGCGCTGTTTGAGCGGCCGGACCACCCGTATACCGAAGCGCTGATGGCTTCGGTTCCGGTCTCCGATCCGAAGCTGCGCAAGAAGCGGACACTGCTGAGCGGCGAGCTGCCGAATCCGGCGAATCCGCCGCGAGGCTGTGCCTTTCATCCGCGCTGCCCGTATGCGACCGGGCTGTGCCGGGAGCAGGCACCGGAGCTGGTGGAGCATCAGGAGGGCCATTATTCGGCTTGCCATTACCCCCTGCATCGAAAGGAGCATGAAGATGCCGCAAACACCAAGTAA